GCCCCCGTCAACCCAAATGAACACATTCGCCTTCTTTTTCATTCATGTACGCCAGAGAACAGCCTTGGATAGTTAATTTTAAATATGCACCCTCGATATATCACCCGCAGTAAACGATTGTGGAGGGATTCGCATGAGCGAATACAAATTTATAAAGTGGTTTGAGGAACTCGGAAAGGGCGACGTCGCTCTTGTTGGCGGAAAGGGTGCCAACCTTGGAGAAATGACCAACGCCGGCATTCCGGTTCCGCCCGGCTTCTGTGTTACCGCCGAGGCCTACAAGTACTTCGTCGAGAACGTCAAGCTTGAGGACGGTAAGACCCTCCAGGAGTGGATTATGGGCGTCATCGCCGAGACCAACGTCGATGACTCCAAGCAGCTCCAGGAGAACACTGCCAAGATCAGGCAGAAGATAATCGAGCTCCCGATGCCGGCAGAGATAGCCGGAGAGATTGAGAGGGCATACAAGGAGCTCTCCCAGAGATTCAACAAGGACGCGGTTTACGTCGCCGTCAGAAGCTCGGCCACCGCTGAGGACCTCCCGGAGGCCAGCTTCGCCGGCCAGCAGGAGACCTACCTCGACGTCTACGGCGTTGACGACGTCATAGACAAGGTCAAGAAGTGCTGGGCCAGCCTCTGGACCGCCAGGGCCACCTTCTACAGGGCCAAGCAGGGCTTCGACCACAGCAAGGTCTACCTCTCAGCGGTCGTCCAGAAGATGGTCAACAGCAAGACCAGCGGTGTCATGTTCACCGCCAACCCGGTCACCAACAACAGGAACGAGATTATGATCAACGCCAGCTGGGGCCTTGGTGAGGCCGTCGTCAGCGGCAGTGTTTCTCCGGACGAGTACATCGTCGAGAAGGGCACCTGGAAGATAAAGGAGAAGTACATCGCCAAGAAGGAAGTCATGGTCGTCCGCAACCCGGAGACCGGCAAGGGAACCATCTACGTCAAGGTCGCCGACTACCTCGGTCCGGAGTGGGTTGAGAAGCAGGTTCTCACCGAGGAGCAGATCATCGAGGTCGCCAAGATAGGCGCCAAGATCGAGGAGCACTACGGCTGGCCGCAGGACATAGAGTGGGCCTACGACGCCGACGACGGCAAGCTTTACATCGTCCAGAGCAGGCCGATCACCACCCTCAAGGAGACCGAGACCGCCCAGGAGGCCGCCGAGGTTGAGGAGGCCGAGGTCATTCTCAAGGGACTCGGTGCCTCACCGGGCATTGGTGCCGGAAGGGTCGTCGTCATCTTCGAGGCCGACGAGATCGACAAGGTCAAGGAGGGCGACGTTCTCGTCACCACCATGACTAACCCGGACATGGTTCCGGCCATGAAGAGGGCTTCCGCTATCGTCACCGACGAGGGCGGAAGAACCAGCCACGCGGCAATCGTCAGCAGGGAGCTCGGCATCCCGGCAGTCGTCGGTACCAAGGAGGCTACCAAGAAGCTCAAGACCGGCGACTACGTCACCGTTGACGGTACCCGCGGTGTCGTCTACAAGGGCATAGTCAAGAGCCTCGTCGAGAAGAAGGAGGAAGAGAAGGCCGCTGGCGGACAGGTCGTCGTTGCCGGTGCCCCGCTCGTCACCGCCACCAAGGTCAAGGTCAACGTCTCCATGCCGGAGGTCGCCGAGAGGGCAGCCGCCACCGGCGCCGACGGTGTCGGTCTCCTCCGCGCCGAGCACATGATCCTCACCATAGGCAAGCACCCGGTCAAGTTCATCAAGGAGGGCAAGTTCGACGAGCTCGTCGAGAAGCTCGCCGACGGCATCAGGACCGTTGCCGCTGCCTTCTACCCGAGGCCGGTCTGGTACAGGACGCTTGATGCGCCGACCAACGAGTTCAAGGAGATGCCCGGCGGA
This window of the Thermococcus thermotolerans genome carries:
- the ppsA gene encoding phosphoenolpyruvate synthase, whose protein sequence is MSEYKFIKWFEELGKGDVALVGGKGANLGEMTNAGIPVPPGFCVTAEAYKYFVENVKLEDGKTLQEWIMGVIAETNVDDSKQLQENTAKIRQKIIELPMPAEIAGEIERAYKELSQRFNKDAVYVAVRSSATAEDLPEASFAGQQETYLDVYGVDDVIDKVKKCWASLWTARATFYRAKQGFDHSKVYLSAVVQKMVNSKTSGVMFTANPVTNNRNEIMINASWGLGEAVVSGSVSPDEYIVEKGTWKIKEKYIAKKEVMVVRNPETGKGTIYVKVADYLGPEWVEKQVLTEEQIIEVAKIGAKIEEHYGWPQDIEWAYDADDGKLYIVQSRPITTLKETETAQEAAEVEEAEVILKGLGASPGIGAGRVVVIFEADEIDKVKEGDVLVTTMTNPDMVPAMKRASAIVTDEGGRTSHAAIVSRELGIPAVVGTKEATKKLKTGDYVTVDGTRGVVYKGIVKSLVEKKEEEKAAGGQVVVAGAPLVTATKVKVNVSMPEVAERAAATGADGVGLLRAEHMILTIGKHPVKFIKEGKFDELVEKLADGIRTVAAAFYPRPVWYRTLDAPTNEFKEMPGGEDEPDERNPMLGWRGIRRSLDQVELLKAEFTAIKKVVEEGYDNIGVMLPLVANPEQIRKAKEIARSVGLEPHKDVEWGIMVEVPAAALIIEDLIKEGLDFVSFGTNDLTQYTLAIDRDNDRIAYLYDEKHPAVLKLIENVIKVAKKYGVETSICGQAGSDPKMAKILVRLGIDSISANPDAVELIRKTVAQEEQKLILEAARKRLFE